In the genome of Pontibacter actiniarum, the window GTTTCCGAAAGCGCTCCCGGTACATTCTCTCTATTTCGGGAAGGCGCCTCTTATACGCCTCCACATCCCATCGCATACCTACTTCTTCCAGATCATCTTTCAAAAGCCCTAAGCCTACCTCGGCGCGGAGGCTATCCACATGGTCGGGGTCCTGTAGCGGGATGATGTAGCTCTTATCAGGATCGTCGGAAACGACCTTTTGTGTGCCGTAGATCTGTGGCTTTCCCTGGTTCATCAAAATGCGGTCCTGCAGAAATGCATAGTGCCACGGCTTGGCGCTTCCCGCTTCAACGGCTTTACGTAGCACGGGCAGGTACTTTTGCTGCACCACCGCATCCCCCACATGCTGGACAGCAAGGAAATAGGCTTGATTGGCAAAATACCCTACCTCATCGGCACTCAACCACCCGTAGCGATCCAGCACCTGCTGTATGCCAGCCGCGCTCTCCGCGTCAACTCGTTTCATGGTGCTGCGCACTTTACGGGCTTCATCGCTTTCTCTTCCGTACTTTTTATAAGCCTCCATCACCAGTAACCGAATGCCCTGGTCTCTGTCGCTTATCTGGAGTAATGCCTTTCGGGCAGGCAGGTTATACCCTTTCTCAATTTTATGGATACTGCTCCGCAGGCTTTTCCAGCGGCTGTCTTTATGCAGAGCGGCAAAACCTTTCTCAGTCCTGATCTCCTCTAAATAAGTGCTGTCTGCCACTAATTGCTGCAGCAGTTCAAAAGCGCGCCCTTTATTTCCTTGTACAGATGCGGCAAGCGCCTCCTGGTACTCCTCCGAAAGCTCTTTTAGGTAAGCTGAGAAGAGTTCAGGGTATGTTTTCGCGAATTCTGCTTCATTCTTCTGCTCCAGTTGGCTAAATGCCTGGGCGACTAAATCGCTATAGCGTTGGGCGTAGCTGTTAAAGGTTAGAAGTACTGTGAGCAGTGTAACTAAGATCGTTTTCATGTGATTGGCAGATAAAACGTGAATAAGTTAATGTACAGCAGGCTCAGCGGTTTACCTGCTGAGCTGGTTAAGGAGTTTGCGCAGCACCTGGTTGATTGTTTCTTCCCCGTTTTCCCGGTAAATAAA includes:
- a CDS encoding DUF6624 domain-containing protein; amino-acid sequence: MKTILVTLLTVLLTFNSYAQRYSDLVAQAFSQLEQKNEAEFAKTYPELFSAYLKELSEEYQEALAASVQGNKGRAFELLQQLVADSTYLEEIRTEKGFAALHKDSRWKSLRSSIHKIEKGYNLPARKALLQISDRDQGIRLLVMEAYKKYGRESDEARKVRSTMKRVDAESAAGIQQVLDRYGWLSADEVGYFANQAYFLAVQHVGDAVVQQKYLPVLRKAVEAGSAKPWHYAFLQDRILMNQGKPQIYGTQKVVSDDPDKSYIIPLQDPDHVDSLRAEVGLGLLKDDLEEVGMRWDVEAYKRRLPEIERMYRERFRKQQAERETANQR